In Ensifer canadensis, a genomic segment contains:
- a CDS encoding MBL fold metallo-hydrolase — translation MRARLVLLGSKGGPAIRPGGPSPTSSLLEIGGRTVVVDCGLGVTRGLTDAGVSLKALDLIFITHLHSDHVLELGPLIHTAWTAGLATTVRVFGPPGTRDYWHGFLQAMKFDIVIRVIDEGRPDLRQLVDIVEFAEGPVLAEGDLAVSALRVDHPPVTDCFALRFDHAEASVVFSADTAYFPPLADFADRADILVHEAMLTEGVDRLVARTGNGARLKEHLLASHSFAGEAGAIATAAGVGRLVLHHLIPADDPEITHAHWTAATRKSWTGALTIASDGLVVELADESSA, via the coding sequence TTGAGAGCACGCCTGGTTCTGCTCGGCAGCAAGGGTGGCCCGGCAATCCGTCCGGGCGGCCCTTCGCCGACCTCGTCCTTGCTTGAAATCGGCGGCCGCACTGTGGTTGTCGACTGCGGCCTCGGCGTCACCCGCGGCCTCACCGATGCCGGCGTCAGCCTCAAAGCGCTGGATTTGATCTTCATCACCCATCTGCATTCCGATCACGTGCTCGAGCTCGGGCCCTTGATCCACACCGCTTGGACCGCCGGTCTCGCAACGACCGTGCGCGTCTTCGGCCCGCCGGGAACCCGCGACTACTGGCACGGCTTTCTGCAGGCGATGAAATTCGACATCGTTATCCGCGTCATCGACGAGGGCCGGCCCGATCTGCGCCAACTCGTCGACATCGTCGAATTTGCCGAGGGCCCGGTCCTGGCCGAAGGCGACCTGGCGGTGTCGGCGCTGCGCGTCGATCATCCGCCGGTGACCGATTGCTTCGCGCTGCGGTTCGACCATGCGGAGGCGAGCGTGGTATTTTCGGCCGACACGGCCTATTTCCCGCCGCTCGCCGATTTCGCTGATCGTGCCGACATTCTGGTGCATGAGGCAATGCTGACAGAGGGCGTCGATCGGCTGGTGGCGCGCACCGGCAACGGCGCGCGGCTGAAGGAGCACCTGCTGGCAAGCCACAGTTTTGCCGGAGAGGCCGGTGCGATTGCCACGGCGGCCGGCGTCGGGCGGTTGGTGCTGCATCATCTCATCCCGGCCGACGATCCTGAAATCACGCACGCTCATTGGACGGCTGCCACGCGCAAAAGCTGGACCGGTGCCTTGACGATCGCGTCTGACGGCCTTGTTGTGGAACTTGCGGACGAATCGTCTGCGTAG
- a CDS encoding fumarylacetoacetate hydrolase family protein — protein sequence MKLATLKDGSRDGKLAVVSRDLTRCSEVGHIARTLQAALDDWAHTGPRLERVAEGIETGAQPTVRFHEHDALSPLPRAYQWADGSAYVNHVELVRKARNAEMPASFWTDPLIYQGGSDSFIAPRDPILMADESWGVDMEGEIAVVVDDVAMGASIEEARAAIRLVMLVNDVSLRGLIPAELAKGFGFYQSKPSSAFSPVAVTPDELGDAWDGGKLHLPLHVDLNGKPFGRADAGVDMTFDFGQLIAHAAKTRPLASGTIIGSGTVSNKLDRGPGKPVSEGGAGYSCIAELRMIETIVGGAPKTHFLRFGDIVRIEMKDKAGHSIFGAIEQSVGPYEKA from the coding sequence ATGAAACTGGCGACACTCAAGGATGGCTCGCGTGACGGAAAACTCGCGGTCGTCTCCCGCGATCTCACCCGCTGCTCGGAGGTCGGGCACATTGCCCGCACGCTGCAGGCCGCACTCGACGACTGGGCACATACAGGGCCGCGGCTCGAGCGCGTTGCCGAAGGCATCGAAACCGGTGCGCAGCCAACGGTCCGCTTCCACGAGCACGATGCGCTTTCGCCGTTGCCGCGCGCCTATCAGTGGGCGGACGGTTCAGCCTACGTCAATCACGTCGAGCTGGTGCGAAAAGCCCGCAACGCCGAGATGCCGGCGAGCTTCTGGACCGATCCGCTGATCTACCAGGGCGGCTCGGACAGCTTCATTGCGCCGCGCGATCCGATCCTGATGGCGGATGAAAGCTGGGGCGTCGACATGGAAGGCGAGATCGCCGTCGTCGTCGACGACGTGGCGATGGGTGCCTCGATCGAAGAGGCGCGCGCCGCCATTCGGCTGGTGATGCTGGTCAACGACGTGTCGCTGCGCGGTCTTATCCCGGCCGAACTCGCCAAGGGTTTCGGTTTCTATCAGTCGAAGCCGTCGTCTGCCTTCTCGCCGGTCGCCGTCACGCCGGATGAATTGGGCGACGCCTGGGATGGCGGCAAGCTGCATCTGCCGCTTCATGTCGACCTCAACGGCAAGCCTTTCGGCCGCGCGGACGCCGGCGTCGACATGACCTTCGATTTCGGCCAACTGATTGCGCACGCGGCCAAGACGCGGCCGCTTGCATCGGGCACGATCATCGGTTCGGGCACCGTCTCCAACAAGCTCGACCGTGGTCCCGGAAAACCGGTCTCCGAAGGTGGCGCCGGCTACTCCTGCATTGCCGAGCTGCGCATGATCGAGACCATCGTTGGCGGCGCGCCCAAGACGCACTTCCTGCGCTTCGGCGACATCGTGCGCATCGAGATGAAGGACAAGGCGGGCCATTCGATCTTCGGTGCGATCGAGCAGTCGGTCGGGCCTTACGAAAAGGCCTGA
- the hmgA gene encoding homogentisate 1,2-dioxygenase, which produces MLDKAQKQAGAGSTADQSLDYMPGFGNDFETESLPGALPQGQNSPQKCAYGLYAEQLSGSPFTAPRGTNERSWLYRIRPSVRHTGRFQKIDYPYWKTGPHVADHSLALGQLRWGPLPAPSEKLNFLEGIRTMTTAGDALTQGGMAAHAYAFNADMVDDYFFNADGELLIVPECGAIQVFTELGKMDVEPSEICLVPRGTMFKVTRLGDEKVWRGYICENYGAKFTLPDRGPIGANCLANPRDFKTPVAAYEEKETPCRVHVKWCGAFHVTEIGHSPLDVIAWHGNYAPYKYDLRTFSPVGAILFDHPDPSIFTVLTAPSGEEGTANVDFVIFPPRWLVAEHTFRPPWYHRNIMSEFMGLIYGRYDAKEEGFVPGGMSLHNMMLAHGPDASGYDKATNSELKPVKLDHTMAFMFETRFPQQLTRFAAELETLQDNYIDCWTDLKKRFNGTPEGDWS; this is translated from the coding sequence ATGTTGGACAAGGCACAGAAGCAGGCGGGCGCCGGGTCGACTGCTGATCAGTCGCTTGATTACATGCCGGGGTTCGGCAACGATTTCGAGACCGAAAGCCTGCCGGGCGCCTTGCCGCAGGGCCAGAACAGTCCGCAGAAATGCGCCTACGGTCTTTATGCCGAACAGCTCTCCGGTTCGCCCTTCACCGCGCCGCGCGGCACCAATGAGCGCTCCTGGCTCTACCGTATTCGCCCGAGCGTGCGTCACACCGGGCGGTTCCAGAAAATCGACTATCCGTACTGGAAGACCGGGCCGCATGTGGCCGATCATTCGCTGGCTCTTGGCCAGTTGCGCTGGGGGCCGCTGCCGGCGCCGTCGGAAAAATTGAACTTCCTCGAAGGCATCCGCACCATGACGACGGCCGGCGACGCGCTGACGCAGGGCGGCATGGCAGCCCACGCCTATGCCTTCAACGCCGATATGGTCGACGACTATTTCTTCAACGCCGACGGCGAGCTTTTGATCGTGCCGGAATGCGGCGCCATCCAGGTGTTCACCGAACTCGGCAAGATGGATGTCGAGCCTTCGGAGATCTGCCTGGTGCCGCGCGGCACCATGTTCAAGGTGACCAGGCTTGGCGACGAAAAGGTCTGGCGCGGTTACATCTGCGAAAACTACGGCGCCAAGTTCACACTGCCGGATCGCGGTCCGATCGGCGCCAACTGCCTTGCCAATCCGCGCGACTTCAAGACGCCGGTAGCTGCATATGAAGAAAAGGAAACGCCCTGCCGCGTGCATGTGAAGTGGTGCGGCGCCTTCCACGTCACCGAGATCGGCCATTCGCCACTCGACGTCATCGCCTGGCATGGCAATTACGCGCCCTATAAATACGATCTCAGGACCTTTTCGCCTGTTGGAGCGATCCTGTTCGATCATCCTGATCCGTCGATCTTCACCGTGCTCACCGCGCCGTCGGGCGAGGAGGGAACGGCGAATGTCGATTTCGTCATCTTCCCGCCGCGCTGGCTGGTGGCCGAACACACCTTCCGGCCGCCCTGGTATCACCGCAACATCATGAGCGAGTTCATGGGCCTGATCTATGGTCGCTATGATGCCAAGGAGGAGGGCTTCGTGCCCGGCGGCATGAGCCTGCACAACATGATGCTGGCCCACGGGCCGGACGCATCAGGTTACGACAAGGCGACAAACAGCGAGTTGAAACCGGTGAAGCTCGATCATACGATGGCCTTCATGTTCGAAACCCGCTTTCCGCAGCAATTGACCCGCTTCGCCGCCGAACTGGAGACGTTGCAGGACAACTACATCGATTGCTGGACCGATCTGAAAAAGCGCTTCAACGGCACGCCGGAAGGCGACTGGTCTTGA